The Planococcus donghaensis genome contains a region encoding:
- the secA gene encoding preprotein translocase subunit SecA translates to MLGVLNKVFDPNKRDLKRLEKTADRVEALAADFAALTDEALKTKTEEFIARHAKGESLNDLLPEAFATIREAAKRVLGMYPFRVQIMGAASLHEGNISEMKTGEGKTLTSTLAVYLNAISKKGVHVVTVNEYLASRDALEMGQLYEWLGLTVGLNLNSLTKEEKRAAYQADVTYSTNNELGFDYLRDNMVLYKEDMVQRPLNYAVIDEVDSILIDEARTPLIISGQAAKAAQLYQQSNAFARLLTKDTDYTYDETTKGVVLTEEGIEKVEKAFGIDNLFDISHVRLNHTINQSLKAYVTMSKDVDYIVQDGEVVIVDQFTGRLMKGRRYSDGLHQAIEAKEGLEIQNESMTMATITFQNFFRMYDKLSGMTGTAKTEEEEFRNIYNMYVIVIPTNKPIIREDHVDLIYSTTAGKYKAVGDDIAARHAKGQPVLVGTVAIETSEIISEYLTKKGIKHSVLNAKNHAHEAEIILNAGQKGAVTIATNMAGRGTDIKLGEGVIEAGGLAVIGTERHESRRIDNQLRGRSGRQGDPGVTQFYLSLEDDLMRRFGSDAMRTMMGKLGMDDSQPLQSKMVTRSVESAQKRVEGNNFDARKRLLQYDDVLRQQREIIYKERMEVLNTDNMRSLVENMLHSSIERMVYTHTSQEKQEDWHLKTLSETIAANLLPEDTVTEADLQGKSQEELIAFIKETVTTRYDEKEQEMTPERMREFEKVVLLRSIDTKWIDHIDAMDQLRQGIHLRAYGQNDPLREYQNEGFAMFEAMVEAIEEDVAKYSMKAEIRNNLEREEVAKGQAVNPKEDGPAPKQKKAPVRKEMEVGRNDLCPCGSGKKYKNCHGTAS, encoded by the coding sequence ATGTTGGGAGTATTAAATAAAGTATTTGACCCGAATAAACGGGATTTAAAACGATTAGAAAAAACGGCAGATCGAGTTGAAGCTTTAGCAGCAGATTTTGCAGCGTTAACCGATGAGGCATTAAAAACAAAAACAGAAGAATTTATTGCAAGACACGCAAAAGGCGAATCATTAAACGATTTACTGCCAGAAGCATTCGCCACAATTCGTGAAGCAGCTAAGCGTGTTCTTGGCATGTATCCATTCCGAGTGCAAATTATGGGTGCAGCTTCTCTTCACGAAGGAAATATTTCAGAAATGAAAACAGGTGAAGGTAAAACCTTAACGTCCACTTTGGCTGTATATTTAAATGCCATCAGTAAAAAAGGCGTCCACGTCGTAACGGTCAACGAATATTTAGCTAGCCGTGATGCTTTGGAAATGGGTCAACTGTATGAATGGCTTGGATTAACTGTTGGATTAAACTTAAACAGTTTGACGAAAGAAGAAAAGCGAGCAGCATATCAAGCTGACGTAACCTATAGCACAAATAACGAATTAGGCTTTGATTACTTGCGGGATAACATGGTGTTGTACAAAGAAGACATGGTACAACGTCCATTAAATTATGCCGTAATTGATGAAGTCGATTCTATTTTAATCGATGAAGCGCGTACGCCACTTATTATTTCAGGGCAAGCTGCAAAAGCTGCTCAATTGTATCAACAGTCGAATGCATTCGCTCGTTTGCTGACAAAAGATACAGATTACACGTATGATGAAACAACTAAAGGTGTAGTTTTAACAGAAGAAGGCATCGAAAAGGTCGAAAAAGCATTTGGTATCGACAATCTTTTTGATATTAGCCATGTTCGTTTAAATCACACGATCAATCAATCGTTAAAAGCATACGTGACGATGAGCAAAGACGTAGACTATATTGTCCAAGACGGAGAAGTGGTCATTGTCGATCAATTTACAGGTCGTTTGATGAAAGGTCGTCGTTATTCTGATGGACTTCACCAAGCAATTGAAGCTAAAGAAGGCTTAGAAATCCAAAATGAATCGATGACAATGGCGACGATTACGTTCCAAAACTTTTTCCGTATGTACGATAAGTTATCAGGTATGACCGGTACTGCGAAAACAGAGGAAGAAGAATTCCGTAATATTTACAATATGTATGTCATTGTTATTCCAACAAACAAACCAATTATTCGAGAAGACCATGTCGATTTGATTTATTCGACAACTGCTGGAAAATACAAAGCAGTTGGAGATGATATTGCAGCTCGTCATGCGAAAGGACAACCGGTGTTAGTTGGTACAGTTGCCATTGAAACTTCTGAAATCATTTCTGAGTATTTGACGAAAAAAGGCATTAAACATTCTGTATTGAATGCGAAAAACCATGCGCATGAAGCAGAGATTATTTTAAATGCTGGTCAAAAAGGCGCTGTGACGATTGCAACCAATATGGCTGGTCGTGGTACTGACATTAAACTAGGTGAAGGCGTGATTGAAGCCGGTGGTCTTGCAGTTATCGGTACAGAACGTCACGAGTCGAGACGTATTGATAATCAGTTACGTGGTCGTTCAGGACGTCAAGGAGACCCGGGTGTTACGCAATTTTATCTATCTCTTGAAGATGATTTAATGCGTCGCTTTGGTTCAGATGCTATGCGTACGATGATGGGCAAACTCGGCATGGACGATTCACAACCATTGCAATCGAAAATGGTCACACGTTCTGTTGAATCAGCGCAAAAACGAGTGGAAGGTAATAACTTCGATGCTCGTAAACGTTTGCTTCAATACGACGATGTTCTCCGTCAACAACGAGAAATTATTTACAAAGAACGTATGGAAGTGCTGAATACCGATAATATGCGTTCATTGGTTGAAAACATGCTTCATAGTTCAATCGAGCGTATGGTTTATACGCATACTTCACAAGAAAAGCAAGAAGACTGGCATTTAAAAACACTTTCTGAGACGATTGCAGCAAATCTTCTACCGGAAGATACAGTGACTGAAGCGGATCTTCAAGGGAAGTCTCAAGAAGAGCTTATTGCTTTTATTAAAGAAACTGTGACTACGCGTTATGATGAAAAAGAACAAGAAATGACACCAGAGCGGATGCGTGAATTTGAAAAGGTTGTTTTGCTTCGTTCAATTGATACGAAGTGGATTGACCATATTGATGCTATGGACCAATTGCGTCAAGGAATTCATTTGCGTGCTTATGGACAAAACGATCCTCTACGCGAGTACCAAAATGAAGGCTTCGCAATGTTCGAAGCAATGGTTGAAGCCATTGAAGAAGACGTCGCGAAGTATTCGATGAAAGCTGAAATCCGCAATAACCTTGAGCGTGAGGAAGTTGCAAAAGGTCAGGCGGTTAATCCGAAAGAAGATGGACCGGCGCCTAAACAGAAAAAAGCACCTGTTCGCAAGGAAATGGAAGTTGGAAGAAACGACCTATGCCCATGCGGTAGTGGCAAAAAGTATAAAAATTGCCACGGGACAGCTTCATAA
- the hpf gene encoding ribosome hibernation-promoting factor, HPF/YfiA family yields MLQFNIRGENIEVTPAIRDHIEKKIEKIERYFTDGANATAMVNLKTYNHSQTKVEVTIPMKNLTLRAEERHDDLYAAIDLIVSKLERQIRKYKTKVNRKFRDRDGMGVSFAVAENDTRHQSDSDEEDFTIVRTKQFDLKPMDEEEAVLQMNMLGHSFFVFTDAESNETNIVYKRKDGSYGLIETSAQ; encoded by the coding sequence ATGTTGCAATTCAACATTAGAGGCGAAAATATCGAGGTAACTCCCGCAATAAGAGACCATATCGAAAAGAAAATAGAAAAAATCGAGAGATATTTCACAGACGGTGCAAATGCTACCGCGATGGTCAATTTAAAAACTTATAACCACAGCCAAACTAAAGTAGAAGTTACAATACCTATGAAAAATCTAACATTACGTGCAGAGGAACGACATGATGATCTGTACGCGGCTATAGATTTAATCGTTAGCAAGTTAGAGCGTCAAATTCGTAAGTACAAAACAAAAGTGAACCGCAAGTTCCGCGATCGCGATGGAATGGGCGTTTCGTTCGCAGTTGCTGAAAATGACACACGTCATCAAAGCGATTCAGACGAAGAAGATTTCACAATTGTTCGCACAAAGCAGTTCGATTTAAAACCAATGGATGAAGAAGAAGCGGTATTGCAGATGAATATGCTTGGTCATTCATTCTTCGTCTTCACAGATGCAGAATCGAATGAAACAAACATTGTCTACAAACGTAAAGATGGAAGTTACGGACTAATCGAAACTTCGGCACAATAA
- a CDS encoding SDR family NAD(P)-dependent oxidoreductase, translating into MFTNKTIIVTGASHGIGKSIATHFAAEGARVIGLDIETIDMTSVEYRKCDVGNFDEVISVFKQIHEDYGAIHALINNAGISKFKSIWEVDETEWDHVLNTNLKSVFICSREAARYMTEDIRSIINMTSTRAFMSEPNTETYSASKGGIYALTHSLAATFSEQGIRVNSIAPGWIHTGETEDLRDIDHQQHWSGRVGEPADVARACLFLSNPQNSFISGECLNIDGGMTRKMIYEH; encoded by the coding sequence ATGTTCACTAATAAAACCATTATCGTTACAGGTGCGTCTCATGGCATCGGGAAAAGTATCGCAACACATTTTGCTGCTGAAGGGGCTCGCGTAATTGGCTTGGATATTGAAACCATTGATATGACAAGCGTGGAGTATCGTAAATGCGATGTGGGAAACTTTGATGAAGTTATATCCGTATTCAAGCAGATACACGAGGATTATGGCGCTATCCATGCCCTCATCAATAATGCGGGGATCTCAAAATTCAAATCTATTTGGGAAGTAGACGAGACAGAATGGGACCACGTGTTGAACACTAATTTAAAAAGCGTCTTTATATGTAGTCGAGAAGCAGCGCGTTATATGACGGAGGACATCCGTTCGATCATCAACATGACTTCAACACGGGCATTTATGTCGGAACCTAATACAGAAACCTATTCAGCATCAAAAGGCGGAATTTATGCGCTGACTCATTCGTTAGCTGCAACGTTCAGTGAACAAGGAATTCGCGTCAACTCAATAGCACCCGGCTGGATTCATACGGGAGAAACCGAAGACTTACGAGACATCGACCACCAACAACATTGGAGTGGGCGTGTCGGAGAACCCGCCGACGTTGCGCGTGCGTGCTTATTTTTGAGCAACCCTCAAAATTCGTTTATTAGTGGCGAATGCTTAAACATCGATGGTGGCATGACAAGAAAAATGATTTACGAGCACTAA
- a CDS encoding PilZ domain-containing protein — protein MFYKRAESFRYTFGAPPEIKLMVMDSTGNLTIYCLLLDISPKGAKLFSEKELELTTEIVSLKFILNHEKITAEAKIVWKHCYESGWLYGVDFERNPVKELLISTEIRELKEVELH, from the coding sequence ATGTTTTATAAACGAGCAGAAAGTTTTCGTTACACATTTGGGGCACCACCAGAAATAAAGTTGATGGTCATGGATTCCACTGGGAATCTGACAATTTATTGTCTATTACTCGATATTTCTCCGAAAGGGGCAAAACTTTTTTCGGAAAAAGAGTTAGAGTTAACAACAGAAATTGTGAGTTTGAAATTTATCTTAAATCACGAAAAAATTACCGCAGAAGCGAAGATAGTGTGGAAGCATTGCTATGAGTCAGGCTGGTTATACGGGGTGGACTTCGAGCGTAACCCCGTTAAGGAATTACTCATTTCTACTGAAATCAGAGAGTTAAAGGAAGTAGAATTACATTAA
- a CDS encoding ComF family protein produces the protein MECYLCDREIPLQVTWRGIFFNEREEVVCFKCQTKFERVKAGCPICNAVGDAKCPDCWDWEETEYAGLIDSGRSLYHYNPAMKEYLHRYKFLQDVVLSEVFSTIIHAELRNEKSVIVPIPMNEEKLKARTFSQVDRLLDAASIPYTHLLEKNEVSLGGKSKMERLALQDVFWWNGKPVPEKILLFDDLYTTGTTLRIAAKVLKEKGAKTIKILTLIRA, from the coding sequence ATGGAATGTTATTTATGTGATCGGGAAATTCCACTTCAAGTGACTTGGCGAGGTATCTTTTTTAACGAACGAGAAGAAGTTGTTTGTTTTAAGTGCCAAACTAAATTTGAACGGGTAAAGGCAGGTTGTCCAATTTGCAATGCGGTAGGAGATGCGAAATGTCCTGATTGTTGGGACTGGGAAGAAACAGAATATGCAGGGCTGATTGATTCTGGGAGAAGTTTGTATCACTATAATCCCGCCATGAAAGAGTACTTGCACCGATATAAATTTTTGCAAGATGTAGTACTCTCAGAAGTTTTTTCAACTATAATACATGCAGAATTGCGAAATGAAAAATCAGTGATTGTACCTATCCCAATGAATGAAGAAAAGCTAAAAGCACGAACGTTTTCACAAGTCGATCGGTTACTTGATGCTGCTTCTATCCCTTATACCCATCTTCTTGAAAAAAACGAAGTGAGTCTTGGGGGAAAATCAAAAATGGAAAGACTTGCGTTACAAGATGTTTTTTGGTGGAATGGAAAACCTGTTCCAGAAAAAATATTGTTATTTGATGATTTGTATACGACCGGAACGACATTGCGTATAGCAGCTAAAGTATTAAAGGAAAAAGGTGCTAAAACCATTAAAATCTTAACACTTATACGTGCTTAA
- a CDS encoding DEAD/DEAH box helicase has product MTQLEEFLTGRIWLRQFIPFPNEQVDQAISIGAISVRCGIRDGKQCTRCLEKSPEKIIAFSCDACQKLCYYCRHCIKMGRISSCTELITWALPTTLPLQSHSFNWTGNLTLLQQRASQEVQKSISQKNDHLIYAVCGAGKTELLFPPIFEALKKGMRVCLAAPRTDVVLELTPRLRAVFPSTIIHSLYGNAPEEKGFAQLVIATTHQLYRFENAFDVMIVDEADAFPYSYDLALKRAVVKAKKKDAPIVYVSATPSKLLLKQVSQVSQIFKRFHGHPLPIPTFQSLWGFEKVFAKGQIPKKLADWVGEKIENHEPFLLFFPTIELIELAIVVFKQKYPAIEAIHSQDENRKEKVMKLRKGEIPGVLTSTILERGITIPNVQVAVVGADQPIFDAAALIQISGRVGRSSKYPDGEIIFFHDGITRQMDKAKKKIISYNGGL; this is encoded by the coding sequence ATGACGCAATTAGAAGAGTTTTTAACGGGCAGAATATGGCTTAGACAGTTTATCCCATTTCCGAACGAACAAGTAGATCAGGCAATATCAATTGGGGCGATTTCTGTTCGTTGTGGAATACGAGATGGTAAACAATGTACAAGGTGTCTTGAAAAATCACCTGAAAAAATAATTGCTTTTTCCTGTGATGCGTGTCAGAAATTGTGTTATTACTGTCGGCATTGTATCAAAATGGGGCGCATCAGTTCTTGTACCGAATTAATTACATGGGCGCTTCCCACAACACTTCCTCTTCAAAGCCATTCATTTAATTGGACTGGCAACTTAACTCTCCTACAACAAAGAGCCTCACAAGAAGTCCAAAAAAGCATTTCACAAAAAAATGACCATCTTATTTATGCCGTATGCGGAGCTGGTAAAACAGAATTATTATTTCCGCCTATTTTTGAAGCATTAAAGAAAGGCATGCGTGTTTGTCTGGCGGCTCCTCGAACAGACGTAGTATTAGAATTGACCCCAAGATTGCGTGCGGTGTTTCCAAGTACAATAATCCACAGTTTATATGGTAATGCGCCCGAAGAAAAAGGATTTGCGCAGCTAGTAATTGCGACCACGCATCAATTGTATCGTTTTGAAAATGCTTTTGATGTCATGATCGTCGACGAGGCAGATGCGTTTCCTTATTCTTATGATCTTGCACTAAAAAGAGCTGTGGTAAAAGCGAAGAAAAAAGATGCTCCCATTGTTTACGTTTCAGCAACACCTTCAAAATTACTCTTAAAGCAAGTCTCTCAAGTATCACAAATATTTAAGCGGTTTCATGGGCACCCATTACCAATTCCCACATTCCAATCTTTGTGGGGGTTTGAAAAAGTATTTGCGAAAGGCCAGATTCCTAAAAAATTAGCTGATTGGGTAGGTGAAAAAATAGAAAATCACGAACCGTTTCTGCTGTTTTTTCCCACAATTGAATTGATCGAACTTGCAATTGTTGTATTCAAACAAAAATATCCAGCCATTGAAGCGATACATTCACAAGATGAAAATCGAAAAGAAAAAGTTATGAAACTGCGAAAAGGTGAGATTCCTGGCGTCTTGACATCGACAATCTTAGAGCGGGGGATTACGATTCCCAACGTACAAGTTGCGGTAGTTGGCGCAGACCAACCGATTTTTGACGCAGCTGCTTTGATTCAAATTTCCGGACGTGTAGGCAGATCTAGTAAATACCCAGATGGCGAAATCATCTTTTTTCATGATGGCATAACGCGTCAAATGGACAAAGCCAAAAAAAAGATTATTTCCTACAACGGGGGATTGTAG
- a CDS encoding DegV family protein, with the protein MKTAIVTDSTSYLPKETLELLDIHTVSLEVIFGNESFKEADLTEEEFYRKAREEFPKTSQPPIGEFVELYDQLSANHDEIVAIHLSSGISGTYAGSIQAAEMVDGVKVYSFDSELTCALQGFYAVKAAEMARDGAGAQAILAELHEMKKTLRAYFMVEDLKHLQRGGRLSSAQALVGGMLQIKPILHFENKIIVPFEKIRTRKKAMNRIVELLKDASKGDKKLKATIIHANRLEEAKQWEKELEMTCPLVDFEISCFGPVIGTHLGEGAMGLGWVEK; encoded by the coding sequence ATGAAAACAGCAATTGTAACGGATAGTACGTCATATTTACCTAAAGAAACGCTAGAGCTGCTCGATATCCATACGGTTTCGCTAGAAGTCATTTTTGGAAACGAGTCTTTTAAAGAAGCGGATTTAACAGAGGAAGAATTTTATCGAAAAGCTAGAGAGGAATTTCCAAAAACTTCTCAGCCACCAATAGGAGAGTTCGTAGAATTGTACGACCAGCTTTCAGCTAACCACGACGAAATTGTGGCGATTCATTTATCAAGTGGTATTAGTGGAACGTATGCAGGCTCTATACAGGCAGCCGAAATGGTGGATGGGGTAAAAGTTTATTCGTTTGATTCGGAGCTGACTTGTGCATTGCAAGGGTTTTATGCAGTGAAGGCAGCTGAGATGGCCAGAGATGGAGCAGGTGCTCAAGCGATTTTAGCCGAACTACACGAAATGAAAAAAACATTGCGTGCGTACTTTATGGTTGAAGATTTGAAACATTTGCAACGCGGTGGACGCTTGTCCAGTGCTCAAGCTTTAGTTGGAGGCATGTTGCAAATCAAACCCATTTTACATTTCGAAAATAAAATCATAGTGCCATTTGAAAAAATTCGAACGCGTAAAAAAGCAATGAATCGCATTGTGGAATTATTAAAAGATGCAAGTAAAGGTGACAAAAAGCTAAAAGCCACAATTATTCACGCAAATCGACTAGAAGAAGCAAAACAGTGGGAAAAAGAATTGGAAATGACTTGTCCTCTAGTGGATTTTGAAATTTCTTGTTTTGGACCAGTTATTGGTACGCATTTAGGAGAAGGAGCAATGGGTCTTGGTTGGGTAGAAAAATAA
- a CDS encoding nuclear transport factor 2 family protein, protein MKKMIIAVGFILTLAACSNSEEPSVNENTVEDGNATSENNAVNHGIEEKDDKKEDIGFTVDEQGNIIAADVPEEPASQLLAAYKEYIAAFNSEDIDRYMSTIAQDPEGFNREEDKIALEQAFEAYDSVYETSDETIVKYEENRAEVFASLNVKMKAANSNDAVEQSARQVVVFKKENDEWKVSGVHLVGNQ, encoded by the coding sequence ATGAAAAAAATGATAATAGCAGTAGGCTTTATTTTGACCCTAGCTGCCTGTTCAAATTCTGAAGAACCTTCAGTTAATGAAAACACGGTCGAAGATGGTAATGCAACTAGCGAAAACAATGCAGTTAACCATGGTATTGAAGAAAAAGACGATAAAAAAGAAGATATTGGTTTTACCGTAGATGAGCAAGGTAATATTATTGCGGCAGATGTTCCTGAAGAACCAGCTAGTCAATTATTAGCGGCCTATAAAGAATATATAGCGGCATTCAATTCAGAAGACATTGATCGCTACATGAGTACGATTGCGCAAGACCCTGAGGGATTTAATCGTGAGGAAGACAAAATAGCTTTAGAACAAGCTTTTGAGGCTTATGATAGTGTGTACGAAACAAGCGATGAAACCATTGTGAAATATGAAGAAAATCGTGCAGAAGTTTTTGCTTCACTGAATGTGAAGATGAAAGCTGCAAATTCCAATGATGCTGTTGAGCAATCGGCTCGTCAAGTAGTCGTTTTTAAAAAGGAAAACGATGAATGGAAAGTAAGCGGTGTTCATCTAGTAGGCAACCAATAA
- a CDS encoding PolC-type DNA polymerase III, whose translation MEKRDARQILEQKMKETRPQWSRKQPARPKKYKSSMQKVENYVVLDFETTGLRPGSDKIIQIGAVKYMNHEREETMYLMVNPQCPISNTITRITGITNKDVADSPVIEEVAHELIDFIGDLPIIAHNAPFDMGFLYALEDIIPIPEYTVIDTVKLARKAITQTPNHKLTTLTAFLKLEHDAHDALGDCLATAAIYQYCYDRL comes from the coding sequence ATGGAAAAAAGAGATGCACGACAAATTTTAGAACAAAAAATGAAAGAAACCCGTCCCCAGTGGAGCCGTAAACAACCTGCTCGACCAAAAAAATACAAATCGAGTATGCAAAAAGTAGAAAATTACGTGGTTTTGGATTTTGAAACTACCGGGTTACGTCCAGGAAGCGATAAAATAATTCAAATTGGTGCTGTAAAATACATGAATCACGAACGGGAGGAAACGATGTATTTGATGGTAAATCCCCAATGCCCAATTTCAAATACGATTACTCGAATTACGGGTATCACCAACAAAGACGTGGCAGACTCACCTGTTATTGAAGAAGTTGCCCATGAGTTGATTGATTTTATCGGGGATTTGCCGATCATTGCGCATAATGCACCTTTCGATATGGGCTTTCTTTATGCACTCGAGGACATCATACCAATTCCTGAATACACCGTAATCGATACAGTCAAATTGGCGAGAAAAGCGATTACACAAACACCTAATCACAAATTAACTACTTTAACCGCCTTCTTAAAGCTCGAACACGACGCCCACGATGCATTAGGTGATTGCCTCGCAACAGCAGCTATCTACCAATACTGCTACGACCGGTTATAA
- a CDS encoding response regulator transcription factor yields MTKIIIIDDHQLFREGVKRILDFESSFEVVAEGGDGGEVIKLYEENRPDVVLMDINMPQKNGVEATAELISQFPDAKVIMLSIHDDESYVTHALKTGALGYMLKEMDADAIIQAIKVVAKGGSYLHPKVTRNLVMEFRRLSERENKGSFHQTEIRRPYHLLTKRESEVLQLLTDGQSNRVIGETLFISEKTVKNHVSSILQKMQVNDRTQAVVTAIKNGWVEVR; encoded by the coding sequence ATGACAAAAATAATTATCATTGACGATCACCAACTATTCCGTGAAGGTGTAAAAAGAATTTTAGATTTTGAAAGTTCGTTTGAAGTCGTTGCCGAAGGTGGAGATGGTGGCGAAGTCATTAAATTATATGAAGAAAACAGACCAGATGTGGTATTAATGGATATTAATATGCCACAAAAAAATGGTGTAGAAGCTACAGCTGAATTGATTTCTCAATTTCCTGATGCAAAAGTCATTATGCTGTCCATTCACGATGATGAATCGTATGTAACGCATGCGCTGAAAACCGGAGCTTTAGGTTATATGCTTAAAGAAATGGATGCAGATGCGATTATTCAAGCGATCAAAGTAGTAGCAAAAGGCGGATCTTATTTACACCCTAAAGTTACACGCAACTTAGTAATGGAATTCCGTCGTTTAAGTGAACGTGAAAATAAAGGTTCTTTCCATCAAACGGAAATTCGCCGTCCATATCACCTTTTGACAAAGCGTGAAAGTGAAGTTCTACAATTGTTGACAGATGGTCAAAGCAATCGCGTAATTGGTGAAACGTTGTTTATCTCTGAAAAAACAGTTAAAAACCATGTATCAAGCATCTTGCAAAAAATGCAAGTAAATGACCGGACTCAAGCAGTTGTAACTGCTATCAAAAATGGTTGGGTTGAAGTAAGATAA
- a CDS encoding sensor histidine kinase — MAKKIGGNIPDSIFNAMLEGMEQAKQDIFVISEESRQSYEEMKNELEDVRVEISTIVEAGDLLEEKTRAARRRLAEVSQFFSSFTESEVRQVYEQANNLQVELSVNRNEEKKCRQRRDKLQRRLQILLQTIERAESLVNQINVASSYLVSDYEDVDEAIDKNKTIQDYSLRIIEVQEEERKRLSREIHDGPAQMMANVLLRSDLIERTYREKGPEPAFQEITSLKEMVRQALTEVRRIIYDLRPMTLDDLGLVPTLKKYMDTIEEYNKGVVLKFLSSGKEERLPNTYETTIFRLVQEGISNAIRHGKSNDITVEMKWLKNQVQIMVSDNGIGFDQGIVKNQSFGLTGMRERVELVEGSLTINSSPGNGTILMFHIPFKKGM, encoded by the coding sequence ATGGCAAAGAAAATCGGTGGAAACATACCTGATTCTATTTTTAATGCAATGTTAGAGGGCATGGAACAGGCAAAACAAGATATTTTCGTCATTAGTGAAGAAAGTCGCCAAAGTTATGAAGAGATGAAAAATGAACTAGAAGATGTCCGCGTGGAAATTTCAACTATTGTTGAAGCTGGAGATCTTTTAGAAGAAAAGACGCGAGCAGCGCGAAGGCGTTTAGCAGAAGTATCTCAATTTTTTAGTTCTTTTACTGAAAGCGAAGTTCGTCAAGTATACGAACAGGCAAATAATCTTCAAGTCGAATTATCTGTGAATCGTAATGAAGAAAAAAAATGTCGTCAACGACGAGATAAGTTACAGCGTCGCCTTCAAATTTTACTTCAAACGATTGAACGAGCTGAAAGCCTAGTCAACCAAATCAATGTCGCTAGCAGTTATTTAGTTTCAGATTATGAGGATGTTGACGAAGCAATCGATAAGAATAAGACAATTCAAGATTATAGTCTCCGTATCATCGAAGTGCAAGAGGAAGAAAGAAAACGTTTATCTAGAGAAATTCATGATGGACCTGCTCAAATGATGGCGAACGTTCTACTTCGTTCAGATTTGATTGAAAGAACCTATCGTGAAAAAGGTCCTGAACCTGCTTTTCAAGAAATTACTTCATTAAAAGAAATGGTAAGACAGGCACTTACTGAAGTAAGGAGAATCATTTATGATTTACGCCCCATGACCCTCGATGATCTCGGGCTAGTTCCTACTTTGAAAAAGTACATGGATACAATTGAAGAATACAATAAAGGGGTTGTATTGAAATTTCTTTCGAGTGGAAAAGAAGAAAGGTTGCCTAATACTTACGAAACGACTATTTTTCGTCTTGTCCAAGAAGGAATATCAAACGCAATCCGCCACGGTAAGTCAAACGACATTACGGTAGAAATGAAATGGTTAAAAAACCAAGTGCAAATTATGGTTTCAGATAATGGTATAGGTTTTGATCAAGGGATTGTGAAAAATCAATCGTTTGGGTTAACAGGTATGAGAGAACGGGTTGAACTAGTCGAAGGCAGCTTGACCATCAATTCTTCACCTGGTAACGGAACAATTTTAATGTTTCATATACCTTTTAAAAAGGGTATGTAA
- a CDS encoding YigZ family protein, translated as MRENYTTVGDSGSAEILIQKSRFIGHVARAETEQQAIEFIDSIKLLHKTATHNCSAYMIGEHDSIQKANDDGEPSGTAGFPMLEVLKKQGLKDTVVVVTRYYGGIKLGSGGLIRAYGKAVSAALTAAGIVDRRLHFLMKTSIDYTWLGKLENEIRQSPFPLDRIEYTEGVDLYIYVPVDRETEFIDWINGLTNGQAQITTVDSQFLEFNLS; from the coding sequence TTGCGAGAAAATTACACAACTGTAGGTGATTCTGGCAGTGCAGAAATACTTATCCAAAAATCTAGGTTTATTGGTCATGTTGCACGGGCAGAAACCGAACAGCAAGCTATTGAGTTTATCGATTCGATTAAACTCCTTCATAAAACAGCTACTCACAATTGTTCAGCTTACATGATTGGCGAACATGACTCAATTCAAAAGGCAAATGATGACGGAGAACCAAGTGGAACTGCTGGCTTTCCCATGCTTGAAGTTTTAAAAAAACAAGGCTTAAAAGATACTGTCGTTGTCGTTACCCGCTATTATGGGGGCATCAAACTAGGTAGTGGTGGCTTAATTCGAGCTTATGGAAAAGCTGTATCTGCTGCTTTAACTGCCGCGGGAATTGTAGATAGACGATTACATTTTTTAATGAAAACATCTATTGATTACACATGGCTTGGAAAACTTGAAAACGAAATCCGGCAATCGCCATTCCCCCTTGATCGCATAGAATACACAGAAGGTGTAGACCTTTATATTTACGTTCCAGTTGACAGAGAAACTGAATTTATTGACTGGATAAACGGACTGACAAATGGTCAAGCACAAATTACCACTGTGGATAGCCAGTTTCTCGAATTTAATCTATCTTAA